A DNA window from Anaerocolumna sp. AGMB13020 contains the following coding sequences:
- a CDS encoding ATPase, whose protein sequence is MGASRIEQLIEDIYEFVESCRMQPLSSTKVIVPKDELYDLLDELRLRTPDEIKRYQKIIANRDAIIADAEEKAAAILAEAGERANALLDESEIMQQAYYQADSLVKNASEEGSRIINEANEDAIQIRQGALAYTADMLTDAEAAIQNAYESSRTKYENLLNALRGNLDILASNKRELVSEPSPQETAYRQEAAQTRENAEQVDYDDDYEFDENTFLKGIDE, encoded by the coding sequence ATGGGTGCCAGCAGAATAGAACAATTAATTGAAGATATCTATGAATTTGTGGAAAGCTGTAGAATGCAGCCCCTTTCATCCACAAAAGTAATAGTTCCCAAAGATGAGCTATATGATTTGTTGGATGAGTTACGCTTAAGGACACCGGATGAGATTAAGCGCTACCAGAAAATCATAGCAAACAGAGATGCAATCATCGCTGATGCAGAAGAAAAAGCAGCAGCTATACTTGCGGAGGCCGGAGAAAGAGCCAATGCGCTGCTGGATGAAAGTGAAATAATGCAGCAGGCATATTATCAGGCTGATTCTCTTGTAAAAAATGCATCGGAAGAAGGCAGCCGTATAATAAATGAAGCGAATGAAGATGCAATTCAGATACGGCAGGGAGCACTTGCCTATACTGCTGACATGCTTACAGATGCAGAAGCGGCTATTCAGAATGCCTATGAAAGCAGTAGAACAAAATACGAGAATCTCTTAAATGCTTTAAGAGGAAATCTTGATATCCTTGCCAGCAACAAAAGAGAACTGGTCAGTGAGCCCTCTCCTCAGGAGACAGCCTATAGGCAGGAAGCAGCACAGACCAGGGAAAACGCGGAACAAGTTGATTATGATGATGACTATGAATTTGACGAAAATACCTTTCTAAAAGGCATTGACGAATAA
- the pepF gene encoding oligoendopeptidase F, which translates to MNDKKSIFGGYKDQMNGVKEKKYMQKYMTAAQACREKKGMVINMAQAKLKKRSEIQQADKWAIEDLFEKDELWKKEYNETKEEVEKIKAYQGKLLQSGKQLHEFLKLQDEISYHLERVYVYANQKYHEDTGNALYQGFADQAGNLAVAFDSATSFANAEILSIPEEILENFLKNTPDLSQYRFALNEIIRNKPHTLSGEMEELLAEAGDMASSPQTIFSMFNNADIKFPSIEDEEGNQVEITHGRFIAFLESADPRVRRDAFKNLYATYMKNKNTLAAIYSANVKKDAFFAKARKFPSAMAMKLYGSNIPAEVYKNLIESVHEKMPLMHRYVALRKKLMGVKELHMYDLYTPIIKDVDTKYSFEEAKELVVNGLEPLGERYRKVLLEGFNDRWIDIYENEGKRSGAYSWGAYGTHPYVLLNYNGSLDNVFTLAHEMGHALHSYFSDNAQPITYAGYKIFVAEVASTCNEALLMEYLLSKTEDKKQKAYLINHFLEQFRTTLYRQTMFAEFEMLVHEKALKGEALTAENLSAQYKELVSLYYGKDIVVDDEIAYEWARIPHFYTAFYVYQYATGYSAAIALSRKILKEGGKAVEDYIGKFLQGGSSDYPIELLKKAGVDMSSREPVIQALNLFEELLDAMEKLVD; encoded by the coding sequence GTGAATGATAAAAAGAGTATATTTGGTGGGTACAAAGACCAAATGAATGGTGTGAAAGAGAAGAAATACATGCAAAAATATATGACTGCGGCTCAAGCCTGCAGGGAAAAGAAAGGTATGGTTATTAATATGGCACAAGCGAAACTCAAAAAACGAAGTGAAATCCAACAAGCGGATAAATGGGCAATTGAAGATCTTTTTGAAAAAGATGAGTTATGGAAAAAGGAATATAATGAAACAAAAGAAGAAGTGGAAAAAATAAAAGCTTATCAGGGCAAACTGTTGCAGTCCGGGAAACAGCTGCATGAATTTTTGAAGCTCCAGGATGAGATATCCTACCACCTTGAGAGGGTTTATGTATATGCCAACCAGAAATACCATGAAGATACAGGGAATGCTCTATACCAGGGATTCGCTGATCAGGCAGGAAATCTGGCTGTCGCTTTTGATTCTGCAACCTCCTTTGCCAATGCAGAAATCTTATCTATACCTGAGGAGATTCTTGAGAACTTTCTAAAGAATACACCGGATTTATCTCAGTACAGATTTGCATTAAATGAGATAATTCGAAATAAACCTCATACACTTAGCGGTGAGATGGAAGAACTCCTGGCAGAAGCTGGGGACATGGCTTCTTCACCTCAGACAATTTTCTCAATGTTTAATAATGCGGATATTAAGTTCCCGTCAATAGAAGATGAGGAAGGAAATCAGGTGGAAATTACTCACGGCAGATTTATTGCATTTCTGGAGAGTGCTGACCCGAGAGTAAGAAGGGATGCCTTTAAAAATCTTTATGCTACCTATATGAAGAATAAGAATACCCTTGCAGCAATATACAGTGCAAATGTTAAGAAAGATGCTTTCTTTGCAAAAGCCAGAAAATTTCCTTCTGCGATGGCGATGAAGCTGTATGGAAGTAATATACCGGCAGAAGTGTATAAGAATCTGATAGAATCCGTACATGAAAAAATGCCTCTTATGCACCGTTATGTAGCTTTAAGAAAGAAACTGATGGGTGTTAAAGAATTGCATATGTATGACTTGTATACACCCATCATTAAAGATGTGGATACCAAATACAGCTTTGAGGAAGCGAAAGAGCTGGTTGTTAATGGCCTTGAACCCTTAGGCGAGCGTTACAGAAAAGTTCTGTTGGAAGGATTTAATGACAGATGGATCGATATCTATGAGAACGAAGGAAAAAGAAGCGGTGCTTATTCCTGGGGTGCCTATGGAACACACCCCTATGTTCTATTGAATTATAACGGAAGCCTTGACAATGTATTTACCTTAGCTCATGAAATGGGGCATGCCCTTCACAGCTACTTCTCTGATAATGCCCAGCCTATTACTTATGCCGGTTATAAGATCTTTGTAGCAGAGGTTGCATCTACCTGTAATGAAGCGCTTCTGATGGAATATCTGCTATCAAAAACAGAGGATAAGAAGCAGAAGGCTTACCTTATCAATCATTTCCTGGAACAGTTCCGTACAACGTTGTACCGACAGACTATGTTTGCGGAGTTTGAGATGCTGGTTCATGAGAAAGCTTTAAAAGGGGAAGCATTAACGGCGGAGAATTTAAGCGCCCAGTACAAGGAGCTTGTAAGTCTTTATTATGGCAAGGATATTGTGGTAGATGACGAAATTGCTTATGAGTGGGCAAGAATACCGCATTTTTATACGGCTTTTTATGTGTATCAGTATGCAACAGGTTATTCTGCAGCAATAGCTCTTTCCAGAAAAATATTGAAGGAAGGCGGCAAAGCAGTCGAGGACTATATCGGCAAGTTCCTTCAGGGAGGAAGTTCCGATTATCCAATCGAGCTGTTAAAGAAGGCTGGTGTGGATATGAGCAGCCGAGAGCCGGTTATACAGGCACTTAATCTATTTGAAGAATTACTGGATGCAATGGAGAAGTTAGTGGATTAA
- a CDS encoding nucleotidyltransferase: MKVVGLITEYNPFHNGHYYHIKEARKETGADYCVVVMSGNYVQRGAPAFLDKYTRTQMALACGADLVLELPVSFASSSAEYFSMGAVSLLNGIGVVDSLCFGSECGSISLLEEASKILETEPPLFKSKLNEALKDGKTFPQARMEALAPFLSDSDASFLASPNNILGMEYIRALHTLQSPITPYTIKRVFAGYHKEDLNEGKDSVISSATAIRKALKDGIGLSALMQHIPSEAYPYLKNSYEITWPVTEDDFSLLLQYKLMAESKQSLTKYLDVTPDLANRIAGILRPGLTFLDAAREMKSRQWTLTRINRSLLHIMLNITEDTMKLYKAEGYAQYARILGIRKSSSPLLRAMAKKSNLPLITKVGGAADKLKETGQKMFKEDLFAAALYNEVIYHKFGILPKSEYKQGIILQD, translated from the coding sequence ATGAAAGTTGTTGGTTTAATTACCGAATATAATCCCTTCCATAACGGGCATTATTATCATATAAAAGAAGCCAGAAAGGAAACCGGTGCTGACTACTGTGTCGTGGTCATGAGCGGAAATTATGTGCAAAGAGGAGCACCGGCTTTTCTGGATAAATACACCCGAACACAAATGGCCCTGGCTTGCGGAGCAGATCTGGTTCTGGAATTGCCTGTATCCTTTGCCAGCAGCAGTGCAGAGTATTTTTCCATGGGGGCTGTATCTCTGCTAAACGGTATAGGTGTTGTAGATTCCCTGTGTTTTGGCAGTGAGTGCGGAAGTATCAGCCTTTTGGAGGAGGCCTCTAAAATACTTGAGACAGAACCTCCATTGTTTAAGTCAAAGCTTAACGAAGCCTTAAAAGATGGTAAGACTTTTCCTCAAGCCAGAATGGAAGCACTTGCACCCTTTCTGTCCGACTCGGATGCCTCTTTCCTGGCCTCACCGAATAATATATTAGGCATGGAATACATTAGAGCCCTGCACACCCTGCAAAGTCCCATTACCCCCTATACAATCAAACGGGTTTTTGCCGGTTATCACAAGGAGGATCTCAATGAAGGGAAGGATTCCGTTATCAGCAGTGCTACTGCTATCAGAAAGGCCTTAAAAGATGGTATTGGACTGTCTGCATTAATGCAGCATATTCCTTCAGAGGCCTACCCTTACTTAAAGAACTCCTATGAAATAACCTGGCCAGTGACAGAAGACGACTTTTCCCTTTTGCTCCAATACAAACTAATGGCAGAAAGCAAGCAATCCTTGACGAAGTATCTGGATGTCACACCTGACCTGGCTAACCGAATTGCCGGTATATTAAGACCCGGTCTGACTTTTCTGGATGCTGCCAGGGAGATGAAATCCAGACAGTGGACACTCACCAGAATTAACCGCTCCCTGCTGCATATAATGCTTAATATAACAGAGGACACCATGAAACTGTACAAAGCAGAAGGTTATGCCCAATACGCCAGAATTCTTGGCATCAGGAAAAGTTCTTCTCCTCTCCTGCGTGCCATGGCTAAGAAAAGTAATCTTCCTCTTATTACAAAGGTTGGTGGAGCTGCTGATAAGCTAAAGGAGACTGGACAGAAAATGTTTAAGGAAGATTTATTTGCAGCAGCCTTGTATAATGAAGTAATTTATCATAAATTTGGTATATTACCAAAGAGTGAATACAAACAAGGAATCATATTACAGGATTAA
- a CDS encoding LytR/AlgR family response regulator transcription factor, with protein MIKIALCDDQTDELAMLDNVIKQYGNERDLTLKTFLFRRGEELLTSWEEFDIVFLDIYMGGIDGMETAKSIRKKDKQVEIIFITSHIGLTKEALSVHAFEYLDKPVSKEMIYKQMNEVLEKLTQNKPSYGRKKEMVEINTGKSTMRFAVEDIFYFERNDRKIKVVTSKGNYIVNETISSLEEKFRKYDFVMPHQSFVVNINHMQDYFKDEIIMTNYDVIPVAQKRSSEFKRVMRDFLQKQMERNL; from the coding sequence ATGATTAAAATTGCGCTATGTGATGATCAAACAGATGAGCTTGCTATGCTTGACAATGTCATTAAGCAATACGGTAACGAGAGAGATTTAACGCTTAAGACCTTTTTATTTCGAAGGGGTGAAGAGCTTCTGACTTCCTGGGAAGAATTTGACATTGTATTTCTGGATATTTATATGGGTGGAATTGATGGAATGGAGACTGCCAAGAGTATTCGCAAAAAGGACAAGCAGGTTGAAATCATCTTTATAACCAGCCATATAGGCCTTACGAAAGAAGCATTATCCGTTCATGCCTTTGAATATCTGGACAAACCAGTCAGCAAGGAAATGATTTATAAGCAGATGAATGAGGTGCTTGAGAAACTCACACAAAACAAGCCAAGTTATGGCAGAAAAAAAGAGATGGTGGAAATAAACACCGGCAAGAGTACCATGCGCTTTGCGGTGGAGGATATTTTTTATTTTGAAAGGAATGACCGTAAGATCAAGGTTGTTACCTCGAAGGGGAATTATATAGTCAATGAAACCATATCTTCTTTAGAGGAGAAATTTCGTAAATATGATTTTGTGATGCCTCATCAGAGCTTCGTGGTTAACATTAATCATATGCAGGATTATTTCAAGGACGAAATAATAATGACAAATTATGATGTTATCCCGGTTGCTCAGAAAAGATCCTCTGAATTTAAACGGGT